A single Anopheles funestus chromosome 2RL, idAnoFuneDA-416_04, whole genome shotgun sequence DNA region contains:
- the LOC125766418 gene encoding fibrinogen-like protein 1, which produces MRQLQLFLVGAVMLLTMALIVTVQSEPIKTSHGHSHSHSHSHSHGHHHHQSHHHHKKKHSGHHHHHHHNMVYGFGDPFESNGRWLQDENEQCNCDVIVQKMKKLREKVLTVVSSFDKLLKVQVDLRNIKNMLKNIDLSLTTLGGFVASSESQIAFLEQQTNDISLLLSRSKAGVIQLITKENLVEALGPVKSSTDAPPLEEFDEVVYSSCQDRRIVKTGVYKVYVNITKSMYVLCSLDFGQNAWTVIQNRFDGSETFFRPFKHYQLGFGYYGYGEYWLGLENIFTMMSGRDYELLILMEDFDGKFAYAKYKYFRIEGEKDDYKLAKLHGYVGNAGNSLQESEGMKFSTYDRDNDKSSQNCAQENHGGWWYKACGDSNLNGAYRKEYSHDLTGIFWKEFRGLNYSLKRSRIMIRNRKEHYHHHKPHYQHHGYHRIDVEDVNEEEDEENYEPGFEIDF; this is translated from the exons ATGAGGCAACTACAGCTATTCCTGGTCGGAGCGGTTATGCTACTGACGATGGCTCTGATAGTGACCGTGCAGAGTGAACCAATTAAGACGAGCCATGGTCATAGTCATAGTCATAGCCATAGTCATAGTCACggtcaccatcaccatcagtcacatcatcatcacaaaaagaagcacagcggacatcatcatcatcatcatcacaacaTGGTTTACGGGTTTGGTGATCCATTTGAGTCAAACGGACGATGGTTGCAGGACGAGAATGAACAGTGCAACTGTGACGTGATCGTacagaagatgaagaaacTGCGTGAGAAAGTACTGACGGTGGTTAGCTCGTTCGACAAGTTGCTCAAGGTTCAGGTCGATCTGCGAAACATTAAGAACATGCTGAAGAATATCGACCTGAGCTTAACTACGTTAGGCGGATTCGTGGCCAGCAGCGAGAGTCAGATCGCTTTCCTCGagcagcaaacaaatgatATTTCCTTGCTGCTAAG CCGAAGTAAGGCAGGTGTGATACAGCTCATCACGAAAGAGAACCTGGTGGAGGCACTGGGTCCAGTGAAGTCGTCCACCGATGCGCCCCCGCTGGAGGAGTTCGATGAGGTCGTGTACAGCTCGTGTCAGGACCGTCGGATCGTAAAGACGGGTGTATACAAGGTGTACGTCAACATCACCAAGAGCATGTACGTGCTGTGCAGCTTGGACTTTGGGCAGAACGCTTGGACGGTGATTCAGAACCGTTTCGATGGTTCGGAGACGTTCTTCCGTCCGTTCAAACATTACCAGCTTGGGTTCGGATATTACGGGTACGGCGAATACTGGTTGGGGTTGGAAAATATCTTCACGATGATGTCCGGTCGGGATTACGAGCTGCTCATACTGATGGAGGACTTTGATGGCAAGTTCGCGTACGCCAAGTACAAGTACTTCCGCATCGAGGGCGAAAAGGACGATTACAAGCTGGCCAAGCTGCACGGTTACGTCGGCAATGCGGGCAACTCGCTGCAGGAATCCGAAGGCATGAAGTTCTCCACGTACGATCGCGACAATGACAAATCGTCGCAAAATTGTGCACAAGAAAACCACGGCGGATGGTGGTATAAGGCGTGCGGTGACAG CAACTTGAACGGTGCGTACCGTAAGGAGTACTCGCACGATCTGACCGGTATATTCTGGAAGGAGTTCCGCGGGCTAAACTACAGCCTGAAGCGGTCTCGTATTATGATCCGAAACAGGAAGGAACACTATCACCATCATAAACCGCACTATCAGCATCACGGTTATCACCGAATAGACGTGGAGGATGTCAACGAAGAGGAAGACGAAGAAAATTACGAGCCTGGCTTTGAAATTGACTTCTAG
- the LOC125766413 gene encoding connectin-like: MVSATYPNLTLVLLVLCIVTSPIESRYREKDVKKGKSSPPVLPQMIVPSPLMNLCSGDREMKLVCHCSPDDPHVKAQKANCWIFSKELPRKDTNWLAFQTQSTLEQLKITVQKIGNLAYIPSDVLHTLKYLKQLTIEYGVIPDLLNYAFGNLTELRNVTLHKNQIRIVHPFAFANHPFLEEINLERNEILELDKEALVHLPALRKLNLDFNNLSMLHDDVFVYLTSLDELKLESNQISVLTREIFKGLGNLRILKLTANSLTFIGDTIFAELWSLQELDLDHNQIEKLSARAFDGLNNLRKLNLENNRLKRLERGIFTGVPAVLNLNLNSNQLETITYNNFLPLMDNLVNSTAILHLKDNRFLCDCRLLWLFDLRNNTKNEDLRYTLQHVECLYDIKGIYGTPSLTHNQLKEFGRSQPQDTILFDEEYYDDTGHRKPGVVLQKKFSSSRSVPDGSQDKSQLQPITLMKLRKDTILPCPKELDEPTELPLSRESIGLDMGWRSSVTATSEGSTCIHSMVLLGMCCLLSLARYGRRC; this comes from the exons ATGGTATCTGCGACATATCCAAATCTGACGCTAGTACTCTTGGTGTTGTGTATCGTCACCAGCCCGATTGAGAGTCGATACCGTGAGAAGGATGTTAAGAAGGGAAAATCTTCACCGCCTGTACTGCCACAGATGATAGTTCCCTCGCCGCTAATGAACCTCTGCTCAGGCGATCGAGAGATGAAACTGGTCTGCCACTGCTCACCAGACGATCCGCATGTGAAAGCACAGAAAGCAAACTGTTGGATCTTTAGCAAGGAACTCCCGCGTAAGGACACCAATTGGCTCGCCTTCCAGACACAGTCCACATTGGAGCAGTTAAAGATTACGGTACAGAAGATCGGTAACCTGGCGTACATCCCGTCGGACGTACTGcacacgctcaagtacctaaAGCAGCTAACGATCGAGTACGGTGTGATACCGGACCTGCTGAACTACGCTTTTGGCAATCTGACCGAGCTGCGCAATGTGACGCTGCACAAGAATCAGATCCGCATCGTACATCCGTTCGCGTTTGCCAACCATCCTTTCCTGGAGGAGATCAATCTGGAACGTAATGAGATTCTCGAACTAGACAAGGAAGCGCTTGTACATCTGCCAGCACTGCGGAAGCTTAATCTGGATTTCAACAATCTCTCCATGCTGCACGACGACGTGTTCGTTTATCTGACCAGCCTGGACGAGTTGAAGCTCGAATCGAACCAGATATCTGTGTTGACGCGCGAAATTTTCAAGGGCCTTGGCAATCTAAGAATACTAAAGCTGACGGCCAACAGTTTAACCTTCATCGGTGATACAATCTTCGCGGAGCTGTGGAGTCTACAGGAGCTGGACCTAGATCACAACCAAATCGAG AAACTATCTGCCCGTGCTTTCGACGGGTTGAACAACCTGCGGAAGCTTAACCTAGAGAACAACCGGCTGAAGCGGCTCGAACGGGGCATCTTTACTGGCGTACCGGCCGTCCTTAATCTCAACCTAAACTCCAATCAGCTGGAAACGATTACGTACAACAACTTCCTGCCACTAATGGACAACCTAGTCAACAGTACGGCCATTCTTCATCTCAAAG ATAATCGATTTCTATGTGACTGCCGGCTGCTGTGGCTGTTCGATCTACgcaacaacaccaaaaacgAAGATCTCCGGTACACACTGCAGCACGTGGAATGTCTATACGACATCAAAGGAATCTACGGGACGCCATCGCTAACGCACAACCAACTGAAAGAGTTTGGCCGCAGCCAACCCCAGGACACCATCCTGTTCGACGAAGAGTACTACGACGATACGGGCCACCGCAAACCGGGTGTCGTGTTACAGAAAAAGTTCAGCTCAAGTCGATCCGTTCCCGATGGTAGCCAGGACAAGAGCCAACTGCAACCCATCACACTGATGAAACTACGTAAGGACACGATTCTACCCTGCCCGAAGGAACTGGACGAACCGACGGAACTACCACTTTCACGGGAGTCGATCGGACTCGATATGGGTTGGCGTTCGTCGGTGACGGCTACGAGCGAAGGTTCGACTTGCATCCATTCGATGGTACTGCTAGGTATGTGTTGTCTACTCTCCCTTGCCCGGTATGGGCGAAGATGTTAG